From a region of the Apis mellifera strain DH4 linkage group LG2, Amel_HAv3.1, whole genome shotgun sequence genome:
- the A4 gene encoding apolipophorin-III-like protein precursor gives MKIILTIIFSIILISEAKVAPTSTTNSQGTPDVQLSELISQAQANINNLAKQIQEQWNIPDQDTIVKTVKDQSANFVNNIQDYIKNVTEEVKTKTPELERSWNDVKTMLNKVVDDISSGIPNAQQQVAELQSKFQQGVQTLLKESDKAAKSLSQHSGKIQEDLAKFTKQAVDIAVQATQNLNNQLQTAATQKS, from the exons atgaaaatcatccTTACGATTATCTTTAGTATTATACTGATTTCGGAGGCCAAAGTTGCTCCGACTAGCACTACCAATTCTCAAGGAACTCCTGATGTTCAACTAAGCGAACTTATAAGCCAGGCTCAAGCAAACATCAACAATTTAGCAAAACAAATTCAGGAACAATGGAATATCCCTGATCAAGACACTATTGTAAAAACTGTCAAAGATCAAAGCGCCAATTTCGTTAACAATATTCAAGATTACATAAAGAATGTTACTGAAgag GTCAAAACCAAAACTCCCGAATTGGAAAGATCATGGAATGATGTTAAAACCATGCTCAATAAAGTCGTCGATGATATTAGTAGTGGAATTCCAAATGCTCAGCAACAAGTCGCTGAATTACAAAGTAAATTCCAGCAAGGAGTTCAAACTTTACTTAAAGAATCTGACAAAGCTGCGAAATCTCTGAGCCAACATTCTGGAAAAATACAAGAAGACCTTGCAAAGTTCACAAAACAGGCAGTTGATATTGCCGTACAAGCAACGCAGAATCTAAACAATCAACTTCAAACTGCCGCAActcaaaaaagttaa